The segment TCCTTCGTTGGCGATGGTATAGGCGGTCTGACGCAGGTCGAGGTTTTCGTGAACGGCTCGCGAGAACTGCTCGATCTTCGCCCAGAGCGATTGGCGGTCCGAGTAGTCCTTCAGCTGTCGGGTCTTGAACCATTCGGTCGTCAGCCCGCACATTTGTTCGAGGAAGCGGAGGTATCCGCGTTGGCTGGCCGGCTGCGAGTCAGGCCGCTGGAAGATCTCGATGACCCCTTCCACTTCCTGGTCTTCATTCTTGATTGGCGCGATGACCAACAGCGAGTTGGTCGGATTGCCGGAAGCGCCTTCTTCGATCGAACCCGATTGCGGCGGGAGCAATTGTCCCGGCGCCCCTTTGAACATCTCTTCGATCAACCGGAGATGGCGAATGCCGTCGTTATCTTCCGGATCGACCAGACTGCGCGTCAGGTTGACCTGGTAGATCAGTCGCGGTCGGCGCTTTTCGTCGTAGATCCAAGCGGCGCCGCCGATGGCGGCCAACGCAGAGACGACTTTCGGCAACATCTCGCGGAAATAATCTTCCGGCGGGACGTTCTGTTTCGAAAGCGCAGCGATCTCTTGGATCAGACTTCGAATCTGTCGCTTCGTGCTTTCGAGAGACTCTGGATTAACCGAGGACGATTCGGAAGACATAGCGGATTGTGGATTCATCAAGAGCTTTGGAGGGGATTGGGAACCCGGCTTAGGGGTTCCAACAACAGAATCTTACTTCCCACCTTACCAACGGCGAGCGAAAACCGAAATTGACGTATTTCAAAAGGAGTTCAGATCTTTGGTGAAACGCCGGCGATCTATCGCATCAATCCGGCTTTGCGGTTTGCAGTGATCGTAACGACCGACAGAGATTGAACTTGATTACGAAAGCGTGAGCGAAATCGCCCAAACAATTCAGACGATACGGCTCGGGATTTCGTTCCGAATAGCGCGAAAATGCGGGCAGTAGCGTTAGTCTGGGGCGTCTAGGTAAGGATCTTGCCCCATTTCACGATGCATTTTCTTGCGCATCTTTTCGTGATAGAGGAGAACTTTGCGGTCGCCGAAATGCTTCCGCTCGATTTTTCGCTGCGCCTTACGGAAGAGGGAGGCGTAGTGGTTGAGTTCGCCCGCCGCGTTTTCGCCAACTTTCGCTAGCTTCTTCGCGCGGATCGGGCCGTAGCCAATTCGCAGGCAATCGTCGTCCATCGACATATATTGCCGCACGCTGCCGGGATCGCCCTGGCGACCACAACGCCCAACCAACTGGCGGTCGATGCGGGCCGAGTCGTGCAGTTCGGTGCAGATGACATGCAGACCTCCCAGGTCTTTGATCTCCTGGGAGAGCTTAATGTCGGTACCGCGGCCGGCCATGTTAGTGGCGACCGTCACTTTGCCGGGGCCGCCGGCTCGTGCGACGATCTCCGCTTCAATCGCGACGTGACGCGCGTTGAGGACCTCGTGCTCGATCCCTTCGGCTTCGAGCAGCTTGGCCAGGTGTTCGCTCTTTTCGATCGTGCGCGTACCGATCAGGATCGGACGCCCCTGACCATGGATTTCGCGGATCTCGTCAATGATCGCTTCCCACTTGGCGTCCTCGGTCCCAAAGACTCGGTCCGACCAGAGTTGCCGCTGAACCTTGCGGTTGGTTGGGCAGCGAATGACGTTCAGCTTGTAGATCTTCTTGAATTCGGCCGAGGAGGTCGATGCGGTACCGGTCATGCCGCCCAGATGTCGGTAGCGAATGAACATGTCCTGCACCGTGATGCGCGCCGCCTGACCGGTGGCGACCGTCACTTCGATCTCTTCTTTGGCCTCGATCGCTTGGTGAATGCCGCCGCTCCACTTTCGCCCTTCCGCCAAACGGCCGGTCGATTCGTCGACGATAACGATTTCGCCGTCGTTGATGACGTAGTGCTGATTGAAGTGGAAGTCGCGGGAGACCTTGATCGCTCGTTCGATGTAGTCGTACAGATCGACCAGGCCGACCGGATCAAGTTCTGACGGTTTCGGGATCCGGCGAACCAGCAGGCGCCCTTCAATCGTCAGTTCGACCGACTTCCGGTCATGGTCGTAATCGTAGTGGTCATCTTCGACGAATTCCTCGCATTTTTCGGCCGCCCAGCGAAAACAGGCGACCGCCCGTTGTTCCGCTTCGCCCGGAATCGAGCTAATGATCAGCGGGGTACGGGCGTCGTCGATCAACACGCTGTCCGCTTCGTCGACCAGGCAGTAAAAGGCGCTGCGCTGGACCGGTTGTTCGTTCGTCTCTTCGTCCTTCGACATGAGGGCGCCGAGCACGCCGAGCCCTTGTTCCCGGATCTGACGAATCAGCAAGCGATCACGGAGAAAGTCGAAGCCGAATTCCTTCGATGTTCCATAGGTGATGTCGCAGGAGTAAGCTTTGCGGCGGGCGTCGGAGGTCATCTGCGACTCGACCACGCCGATCGACATCCCCAGCATCTCGTACAGGGGCTGCATGATCTCGGCGTCGCGGCGCGCCAGATAGTCGTTGACCGTCGCCAGGTGCGCGCCATTGCCCGGCAGCGCGTAAAGGTACATCGGTAGCGTCGCGGTCAGCGTCTTCCCTTCCCCGGTTTCCATCTCGGCGATGGATCCGTTGAACATGATCATGCCGCCGATCAGCTGGACGTCATAGTGACGCATCCGAATGGTTCGCCGC is part of the Blastopirellula sediminis genome and harbors:
- a CDS encoding preprotein translocase subunit SecA — translated: MSTQIAESRSFRTDPFSHAYSKVTGRGLARFIAELPKIERFEEEFKTKADRELRKYSLGLRHRAKSGEPLARLLPEAFALVREAGRRTIRMRHYDVQLIGGMIMFNGSIAEMETGEGKTLTATLPMYLYALPGNGAHLATVNDYLARRDAEIMQPLYEMLGMSIGVVESQMTSDARRKAYSCDITYGTSKEFGFDFLRDRLLIRQIREQGLGVLGALMSKDEETNEQPVQRSAFYCLVDEADSVLIDDARTPLIISSIPGEAEQRAVACFRWAAEKCEEFVEDDHYDYDHDRKSVELTIEGRLLVRRIPKPSELDPVGLVDLYDYIERAIKVSRDFHFNQHYVINDGEIVIVDESTGRLAEGRKWSGGIHQAIEAKEEIEVTVATGQAARITVQDMFIRYRHLGGMTGTASTSSAEFKKIYKLNVIRCPTNRKVQRQLWSDRVFGTEDAKWEAIIDEIREIHGQGRPILIGTRTIEKSEHLAKLLEAEGIEHEVLNARHVAIEAEIVARAGGPGKVTVATNMAGRGTDIKLSQEIKDLGGLHVICTELHDSARIDRQLVGRCGRQGDPGSVRQYMSMDDDCLRIGYGPIRAKKLAKVGENAAGELNHYASLFRKAQRKIERKHFGDRKVLLYHEKMRKKMHREMGQDPYLDAPD